From a single Silene latifolia isolate original U9 population chromosome 6, ASM4854445v1, whole genome shotgun sequence genomic region:
- the LOC141588718 gene encoding uncharacterized protein LOC141588718, whose translation MKVESLVSRDIFYLTMMYAFNGVHDKVPLWGHLRRIAGTITGPHAIAGDFNCVLSATERVGGNVPTTEIEPFRDCVADCRVLNINVIGSLFAWNNKQKPEERIYSRLDRVLVNKAWCDHLPNLYAHFLPEGMYDHTPCIVSRSKQTQGKCSFKYFNMWGGSKDFIPIVRSNWEKYNDNENATNIKQKQVEELQAQLGRDPTDMLLRSIEYEAVHLLKELSIARDSFFSQKAKHRWVKEGDSNSAFFHGLLKQRKHWNKVIKVEDIHGKVCDTPEQIQSAFLGYYRQLLGTTHTTNKVHKRIIDQGPRCSPNDCSRVLIRPVNAIIL comes from the exons ATGAAGGTTGAGTCCTTGGTGAGTAGGGATATCTTTTATCTGACTATGATGTATGCGTTCAATGGTGTTCATGATAAAGTCCCTCTTTGGGGTCACCTGAGGAGAATAGCAGGGACAATTACAGGTCCACATGCCATAGCAGGAGATTTTAATTGTGTCCTGTCAGCAACTGAGAGAGTTGGGGGCAATGTTCCAACTACTGAGATAGAACCTTTCAGGGACTGTGTAGCAGACTGTAGAGTTCTGAATATTAATGTAATTGGGTCCTTGTTCGCCTGGAACAACAAGCAGAAACCTGAGGAGAGGATATATAGCAGATTGGATAGAGTCTTGGTCAACAAAGCCTGGTGTGATCATTTGCCTAATTTGTATGCTCATTTCCTCCCTGAGGGAATGTATGACCATACCCCATGTATTGTGAGCAGGTCTAAGCAGACTCAGGGGAAATGTAGCTTCAAGTATTTCAACATGTGGGGAGGGTCTAAAGACTTTATTCCAATTGTGAGAAGCAATTG GGAGAAGTATAATGATAATGAAAATGCAACTAACATCAAGCAAAAACAGGTGGAGGAGCTCCAAGCTCAGCTTGGGAGGGATCCTACTGATATGCTGTTGAGAAGTATTGAGTATGAAGCAGTACATCTGCTAAAAGAGCTCAGTATAGCTAGAGATAGCTTTTTCTCCCAAAAAGCTAAGCACAGATGGGTAAAAGAAGGGGATTCCAACAGTGCTTTCTTTCATGGCCTACTAAAGCAAAGGAAACATTGGAATAAGGTTATCAAGGTGGAAGATATCCATGGGAAAGTCTGTGATACTCCTGAACAGATTCAGTCTGCTTTTTTAGGATACTATAGACAATTACTTGGGACCACCCACACCACTAATAAAGTTCATAAGAGGATCATTGATCAGGGACCTAGATGCAGTCCTAATGATTGTTCTAGAGTGCTCATCAGGCCAGTCAATGCCATAATATTGTGA